The following coding sequences lie in one Mycoplasma crocodyli MP145 genomic window:
- a CDS encoding MYPU_1760 family metalloprotease has product MKKSNKGLIIGLLLSGGLILAGAVGAFVYIWPTIQREFFNAGKKGNEPSGSGNILGGDKNSIIHKDDMDEKSIDLNKISFVNYPKNPTMTDDEYKNYIDNMNIYFKEETQKITEHEDTEAGYKNVFYRQYVDPITHVAIRDYAYHFNEDTNEKRYFLGDNGLIALAIEFRKKVTFGPEVEMLKAININDFRIITSESKGLYIPLNRSIYINTIWGIEKGIDIFSKTQLILPTLFHEYMHHWATCYAEVGDNRVSEDRSFNIFKQQVKDPLVFKENIVHINEDNILNKVPFTTKIAYYGNSNSLNLGYWNSSFVNNFYKTLNYDIPVKYNDIPTANNYVKNSFKPDFAFRKFSINDLWNYSNADRSLMTIGEYDKLTRRFVNEGDIKFTSYSSFGSSQKGYTPEQVKYYYSMTELVPREWSKFTFDSEFDNTKVVKFKGSNYNKNKWALSWSGLYIKTNDQILFYPSSVADDWAKVYLMDISTVNSDSVGPYNASSRDLVYPNTTDSLTYSAWETIQNNSDTNKIRKENRDIAFYENFLNAMGYGKTISQIMYKNGTKWINYKNGEIETSQDSFSKIKLMGYLPNNSQYKGFVFANKNGKNELVKFSINPFNDFFKGSKSKYEAEVTNNMAYKSYITQTYIDFNTLDLETPIKYWIDKNGDGNLDENEIENGEITLPTSRYVSTLASYNYNNRDNKNFKWYSLSKDKENNVKILFKKLPR; this is encoded by the coding sequence ATGAAAAAATCAAATAAAGGGTTAATTATAGGATTATTACTTTCTGGTGGATTGATTTTGGCTGGTGCTGTTGGTGCTTTTGTTTATATTTGACCAACAATTCAAAGAGAGTTCTTTAATGCTGGTAAAAAAGGTAATGAACCTTCTGGATCAGGAAATATCTTAGGCGGTGATAAAAATTCAATTATTCATAAAGATGACATGGATGAAAAATCAATAGATTTAAATAAAATTAGTTTTGTAAATTATCCAAAAAATCCAACAATGACCGATGATGAATATAAAAATTACATAGATAATATGAATATTTATTTCAAAGAAGAGACTCAAAAGATTACCGAACATGAAGATACAGAAGCTGGATATAAAAATGTTTTTTATAGACAATATGTAGATCCTATAACTCATGTCGCAATTCGTGATTATGCATATCATTTTAATGAAGATACAAATGAAAAAAGATATTTTTTAGGAGATAACGGATTAATTGCTCTAGCTATAGAATTTAGAAAAAAAGTAACATTTGGACCAGAAGTTGAAATGTTAAAAGCTATAAATATTAATGATTTTAGAATTATAACTTCCGAATCAAAGGGTTTATATATACCACTCAATAGATCAATATATATTAATACAATTTGAGGAATTGAAAAAGGAATTGATATTTTTTCAAAAACACAATTAATTCTTCCAACACTTTTCCATGAATATATGCACCATTGAGCTACTTGTTATGCAGAAGTTGGAGATAATAGAGTTAGCGAAGATAGAAGTTTCAATATCTTTAAACAACAAGTAAAAGATCCGCTTGTATTTAAAGAAAACATTGTTCACATTAATGAAGATAATATTTTAAATAAAGTTCCTTTCACAACAAAAATTGCATATTATGGTAATAGTAATTCCTTAAATCTAGGATACTGAAACTCTAGTTTTGTTAATAATTTTTACAAGACTTTAAATTATGATATACCAGTAAAATATAATGATATTCCAACCGCAAATAACTATGTAAAAAATAGTTTTAAACCAGATTTTGCTTTTAGAAAATTCAGTATTAATGACCTTTGAAATTATTCTAATGCAGACAGAAGTCTCATGACTATAGGTGAATACGACAAATTAACAAGAAGATTTGTAAATGAAGGTGATATTAAATTTACTTCATACAGTTCTTTTGGTTCATCGCAGAAAGGATATACACCTGAGCAAGTAAAATACTATTATTCAATGACTGAATTAGTACCAAGAGAGTGGTCTAAATTTACATTTGATTCTGAATTTGATAATACAAAAGTTGTTAAATTTAAAGGTTCAAATTACAATAAAAATAAATGAGCTTTAAGTTGATCTGGTTTATACATAAAAACAAATGATCAGATATTATTTTACCCTTCTTCAGTAGCGGACGATTGAGCCAAAGTTTATTTGATGGATATTTCAACGGTAAATTCTGATTCTGTTGGTCCTTACAATGCAAGTTCAAGAGATTTGGTTTATCCAAATACGACTGATTCATTAACTTATTCAGCGTGAGAGACAATTCAAAATAATAGCGACACAAATAAAATAAGAAAAGAAAATCGTGATATAGCATTTTATGAAAACTTTTTAAACGCAATGGGATATGGAAAAACTATTTCTCAAATAATGTATAAAAACGGAACAAAATGAATCAACTATAAAAACGGAGAAATAGAAACAAGTCAAGATTCATTTAGCAAAATAAAACTAATGGGTTATTTACCGAATAATAGCCAATATAAAGGTTTTGTTTTTGCTAATAAAAACGGAAAAAACGAACTTGTTAAATTCTCAATAAATCCTTTTAATGATTTCTTTAAAGGAAGCAAGTCAAAATATGAAGCAGAAGTAACAAATAATATGGCTTACAAAAGTTATATAACTCAAACTTACATTGACTTTAACACACTCGATTTAGAAACTCCAATAAAATATTGAATTGATAAAAATGGAGATGGAAATCTAGATGAAAACGAAATCGAAAACGGTGAAATAACACTACCTACAAGCCGATATGTTTCAACATTAGCAAGTTACAATTACAATAATAGAGATAATAAAAATTTCAAATGATATTCATTATCAAAAGATAAAGAAAATAATGTTAAAATATTATTTAAGAAGCTCCCAAGGTAA
- the smpB gene encoding SsrA-binding protein SmpB yields MKIIADNKKERRNYEIFELYEAGIVLEGWEVKSARANKVSLNNSYCSINKEQMWLNESHFSQYMLVKCNEVRERKLLLHKEEIKKIKFKCESKQLTIIPTKIYFKKDKIKVEIALAKGLKKFDKREKIAKEEVQKNIKKKIMNALR; encoded by the coding sequence ATGAAGATAATTGCTGACAACAAAAAAGAGAGAAGAAATTATGAAATTTTTGAGCTTTACGAAGCAGGAATTGTGCTTGAAGGTTGGGAAGTTAAAAGTGCAAGGGCTAATAAAGTTTCATTAAATAATTCTTATTGCTCAATTAATAAAGAACAAATGTGGCTTAATGAAAGTCATTTTAGTCAGTACATGTTGGTAAAATGCAACGAAGTCAGAGAACGTAAGTTATTACTTCATAAAGAGGAAATAAAAAAAATTAAGTTCAAATGTGAAAGTAAACAACTTACTATAATTCCAACCAAAATATATTTCAAAAAAGATAAAATAAAAGTTGAAATTGCATTGGCAAAAGGACTTAAGAAATTTGATAAGAGAGAGAAAATAGCTAAAGAAGAAGTTCAAAAAAATATCAAGAAAAAAATAATGAATGCTTTAAGATAA
- a CDS encoding MAG6790 family protein — protein MYKYKAKLVASQEIIANANSLEELEGLIKGFRRGQKRGEHTRANEKIEIIHIERNNLEGKKSSKEEVLKIV, from the coding sequence ATGTACAAATACAAGGCAAAACTAGTTGCTAGCCAAGAAATAATTGCAAATGCAAATTCACTAGAAGAACTAGAAGGCTTAATAAAAGGTTTTAGACGTGGTCAAAAACGTGGTGAACACACAAGGGCTAATGAGAAAATCGAAATAATCCATATTGAAAGAAATAATTTAGAAGGTAAAAAATCTTCTAAAGAAGAGGTACTAAAAATAGTTTAA
- the trmB gene encoding tRNA (guanosine(46)-N7)-methyltransferase TrmB, translating into MRLRNDKSAGDKLNNSIYFLNKFPVKINKNCIIEIGAGKGEMISQLALKNQDITFYALEKYQTVAAKIIKKIDELSLKNLFVICEDANKLSEIFEGKVNELWLTFSDPWPKKRHEKRRLTHKDFLTEYAKILNENGTLKVKTDNDEFFNFSVESLNENNWKINALTNDLHNSKYNEKNEKTGYELKWSQVGKNINYLEAKKPTTN; encoded by the coding sequence ATGAGATTAAGAAACGATAAAAGTGCAGGTGATAAGTTAAATAATTCAATTTATTTTTTAAATAAATTTCCTGTGAAAATTAATAAGAATTGCATTATTGAAATAGGTGCAGGAAAAGGTGAAATGATTAGTCAATTAGCTTTAAAAAATCAAGACATAACTTTTTATGCATTAGAAAAGTATCAAACTGTTGCGGCTAAAATAATAAAAAAAATTGATGAATTAAGTTTAAAAAATTTATTTGTTATTTGTGAAGATGCAAATAAATTGAGCGAGATTTTTGAAGGAAAAGTTAATGAATTGTGACTAACTTTTAGCGATCCTTGACCAAAGAAAAGACATGAAAAAAGAAGACTTACACACAAGGATTTTTTAACTGAATATGCAAAAATATTAAATGAAAACGGAACGCTTAAAGTTAAGACAGATAACGACGAATTTTTTAATTTTTCAGTTGAATCACTCAACGAAAATAATTGAAAAATTAATGCACTTACTAATGATTTACATAACAGTAAATATAATGAAAAAAATGAAAAAACAGGCTATGAATTAAAATGGTCACAAGTTGGAAAAAATATTAATTATTTAGAAGCAAAAAAACCAACAACTAATTAG
- the gyrA gene encoding DNA gyrase subunit A, which produces MSENKDKNKLETEEKKVSLELDQEYEYEENNRMVFKKKVVQKPVEEEEVAPQDKEEYKVQSQLILESFEGLSPVRVDNEMKNSFLEYAMSVIVSRALPDARDGLKPVHRRILYDMLELGITYSSQHRKSARIVGDVLGKYHPHGDSSVYEAMVRLAQDFSMRYPLVDGHGNFGSIDGDSAAAMRYTEARMSKLASEMLDGIKKDTVDFVDNYDASELEPVVLPSRFPNLLVSGATGIAVGMATEIPPHNLSETINATIAFARNNEITTEELMIHIKGPDFPTGATILGVKGILDMYETGKGKIPVRSKTKIEEFANGKSRIIVTEIPYAVKKTTIIEKIVELHKDKVVEGIGELRDESNREGIRIVIDVKKGFNPHVLLNKLFQKSYLQTNVNANLVALVNGEPKLLNLKQILNIYLNHQIEVVTRRLKFDLEKALDKLHILDGLKIAVNNIDEVVQIIKTSANDAIAQERLGTRFNLTEKQTKAILDMSLRRLTGLNIEKMNQEIDELNKEISYIRSILESREKLIDLIVDELEIIKEKYGDKRRTEIDESAISSISDEDLIPVNTIVITTSVKGYVKRMKLDDYNVQNRGGIGVNTMKTYADDDISTILQTTTHTDLMLFTNLGRVYRIRAHQIPEGSKQSKGTPFINIIPSLNEKEGEKVVSLLAVETYSDEQYLVTVTENGIIKKTQISQYESIRSNGKYAFKLRENDHLVNAFIVEDGNEILIASNGKNVVKFSSNDLRPLGRSSFGVRGITLAEGKKVLTASSDKDGDFILSIGTKGFGKLTPSEEFRLIKRGGKGVTAINADKAGDLIFAKFVKPNDEALIITAAGTTIRILISQISVTSRATKGVKIINLRDNDEIIAVEIVKNEQELEKALTQEITIDPRDLLDIDNDNN; this is translated from the coding sequence ATGAGTGAAAATAAAGATAAAAATAAACTTGAAACTGAAGAAAAAAAAGTTTCACTAGAACTTGATCAAGAGTATGAATACGAAGAAAACAATAGAATGGTTTTCAAGAAAAAAGTTGTTCAAAAACCTGTTGAAGAAGAAGAGGTTGCTCCTCAAGATAAAGAAGAATATAAAGTTCAATCACAGCTTATTCTTGAATCGTTTGAAGGATTAAGTCCAGTTAGAGTTGACAATGAAATGAAAAACTCATTCCTTGAATATGCAATGAGTGTTATTGTTTCCAGAGCTCTTCCAGATGCAAGAGATGGATTGAAACCGGTTCACCGTCGTATTTTATATGATATGTTAGAACTAGGAATTACTTATTCTTCACAACATCGTAAAAGTGCTCGTATTGTTGGGGATGTTTTAGGAAAGTATCACCCACATGGTGATAGTTCTGTATATGAAGCTATGGTTAGATTAGCTCAGGATTTCTCAATGCGTTACCCATTAGTAGATGGTCATGGTAACTTTGGTTCTATAGATGGTGATTCAGCTGCGGCTATGCGTTATACTGAGGCTAGAATGAGCAAATTAGCTTCTGAAATGTTAGACGGAATTAAAAAAGACACCGTAGATTTTGTAGATAACTATGACGCCAGTGAATTAGAACCAGTTGTTTTACCTTCTAGATTTCCAAATTTACTAGTTTCAGGTGCAACAGGAATAGCTGTTGGTATGGCAACGGAAATTCCTCCTCATAACTTAAGTGAAACAATTAATGCAACAATTGCTTTTGCAAGAAATAATGAAATTACTACTGAAGAATTAATGATACATATTAAAGGACCAGACTTCCCCACTGGCGCTACAATTCTTGGCGTTAAAGGAATACTTGATATGTATGAAACTGGGAAAGGAAAAATCCCTGTTCGTTCAAAAACAAAAATTGAAGAATTTGCAAATGGAAAATCAAGAATTATAGTTACTGAAATTCCTTATGCAGTTAAAAAAACAACAATTATTGAAAAAATTGTTGAACTTCACAAAGACAAAGTTGTTGAAGGTATTGGTGAGTTAAGAGATGAATCAAACCGTGAAGGAATAAGAATTGTTATTGATGTTAAAAAAGGGTTTAACCCTCATGTTTTATTAAATAAATTATTTCAAAAATCATATTTGCAAACAAATGTTAATGCAAACTTAGTTGCACTAGTAAATGGTGAACCGAAACTACTTAATTTAAAACAAATTTTAAATATTTATTTAAATCACCAAATTGAAGTTGTTACAAGAAGACTTAAATTCGATTTAGAAAAAGCACTTGATAAATTACATATTTTAGATGGTTTAAAAATTGCTGTCAATAACATTGATGAAGTAGTTCAAATTATTAAAACATCAGCAAACGATGCGATAGCACAAGAAAGACTTGGAACAAGATTTAATTTAACTGAAAAACAAACAAAAGCAATACTTGATATGAGTTTACGTCGTTTGACTGGATTAAATATTGAAAAAATGAACCAAGAAATCGATGAGTTGAATAAAGAAATTTCTTATATCAGAAGCATATTAGAATCAAGAGAAAAACTTATTGATTTAATTGTTGATGAACTAGAAATAATTAAAGAAAAATATGGTGATAAGAGAAGAACAGAAATTGATGAATCAGCTATAAGTTCTATAAGTGATGAAGATTTAATTCCCGTTAATACAATTGTTATTACAACAAGTGTTAAGGGATACGTTAAGAGAATGAAACTTGATGACTATAACGTTCAAAATCGTGGTGGTATTGGTGTAAATACAATGAAAACTTATGCTGATGATGATATTTCAACAATTCTTCAAACAACAACTCATACTGATTTAATGTTGTTTACAAACTTAGGAAGAGTTTATAGAATAAGAGCTCACCAAATTCCTGAAGGTTCTAAACAGTCTAAAGGGACTCCATTTATAAACATAATTCCTTCATTGAATGAAAAAGAGGGTGAAAAAGTTGTTTCATTACTAGCTGTTGAAACTTATAGTGATGAGCAATACTTAGTTACTGTAACTGAAAATGGAATAATTAAGAAAACACAAATTTCTCAATATGAATCAATTAGAAGTAACGGTAAATATGCCTTTAAATTAAGAGAAAATGATCACTTAGTAAATGCATTTATTGTTGAGGATGGAAATGAAATTCTTATTGCATCAAACGGTAAAAATGTTGTTAAATTCTCTTCAAATGACTTACGTCCATTAGGAAGAAGTTCATTTGGTGTTCGTGGAATAACACTAGCTGAAGGCAAAAAAGTTCTTACAGCTTCTTCAGATAAAGACGGTGATTTCATTCTTTCGATAGGAACAAAAGGATTTGGAAAACTTACACCAAGTGAAGAATTTAGATTAATTAAGCGTGGTGGTAAGGGTGTAACTGCAATTAATGCAGATAAAGCAGGAGATTTAATTTTTGCTAAATTTGTTAAACCAAATGATGAAGCTTTAATTATTACTGCAGCAGGTACAACAATTAGAATATTAATTTCTCAAATCTCGGTAACATCAAGAGCAACAAAGGGTGTTAAGATAATTAACCTTCGCGATAATGATGAAATTATTGCTGTTGAAATAGTTAAAAATGAACAAGAATTAGAAAAAGCTTTAACTCAAGAAATTACTATTGATCCTAGAGATTTATTGGATATTGACAATGACAATAATTAA